From the Arcobacter arenosus genome, one window contains:
- a CDS encoding M16 family metallopeptidase — MAATIKHINIKGVNIPVVFEENKNLPILNLQLVFKNSGYIQDNISGLASTSAKLLNEGTKKLGSTKFAEKLENSAISLNASTGFETFVIELSSIKDVHEKAIKLLKNLLEDPNYDEKVLEKIKTITSGSLKRKENDYDYLASKNLKEIIFKDTPLANPSSGTIDSISKIKLNDIKNFLDKSLDLNNLIIVVGGDFNFDEIEGKIKELVKALNNKNKNKLTKIKVNETTQTNTVKKETQQAYIYFGSPFYVDVKDENSYMAKVASFILGGSGFGSRLMEEIRVKRGLAYSAYGYVSQNKSHSYFTGYLQTKNESANEAVKLVKELVKDFVKSGVTKEELESAKKFLLGSEPLRTETLSSRLNRAFTNYYRGLEQDHSQKELEKIESLKLEDLNQYIKSHKEINKLSFSIIRK, encoded by the coding sequence ATGGCTGCTACCATAAAGCATATTAATATAAAAGGAGTAAATATTCCAGTAGTATTTGAAGAAAACAAAAATCTTCCAATATTAAACTTACAGTTAGTATTTAAAAACTCTGGATATATTCAAGATAACATAAGTGGCCTAGCTTCAACTTCAGCTAAACTTTTAAATGAAGGTACAAAAAAATTAGGTAGTACAAAATTTGCAGAAAAATTAGAAAACTCAGCTATATCACTAAATGCTTCAACTGGTTTTGAAACTTTTGTAATTGAATTATCTTCTATTAAAGATGTTCATGAAAAAGCTATTAAACTTCTAAAAAATCTTTTGGAAGATCCTAATTACGATGAAAAAGTTTTAGAAAAAATCAAAACAATTACAAGTGGCTCTTTAAAGAGAAAAGAGAACGATTACGATTACCTAGCTAGTAAAAACTTAAAAGAGATAATCTTTAAAGATACTCCTTTAGCTAATCCATCATCTGGTACAATTGACTCTATATCAAAAATTAAATTAAATGATATCAAAAACTTTTTAGATAAGTCTTTAGATTTAAACAATCTTATTATTGTTGTGGGTGGAGATTTTAACTTTGATGAGATTGAAGGTAAAATTAAAGAGCTTGTAAAAGCTCTTAATAATAAAAATAAAAATAAGTTAACAAAAATAAAAGTTAATGAAACAACACAAACTAATACTGTAAAAAAAGAAACTCAACAAGCATATATTTATTTTGGTAGTCCATTTTATGTTGATGTAAAAGATGAAAATTCATATATGGCAAAAGTTGCTTCTTTTATACTAGGTGGAAGTGGTTTTGGTTCTAGACTGATGGAAGAGATAAGAGTAAAAAGGGGACTTGCTTATTCAGCATATGGTTATGTGTCTCAAAATAAATCACACTCTTATTTTACAGGTTACTTACAAACAAAAAATGAAAGTGCAAATGAAGCTGTTAAACTTGTAAAAGAGTTAGTTAAAGATTTTGTTAAAAGTGGTGTTACAAAAGAGGAACTAGAATCTGCTAAAAAATTTTTATTAGGTAGTGAACCTTTACGAACTGAAACTTTATCAAGTAGATTAAATAGAGCTTTTACTAATTATTATAGGGGATTAGAACAAGACCATTCTCAAAAAGAACTTGAAAAAATAGAATCTTTAAAACTTGAGGATTTAAATCAATATATTAAATCTCACAAAGAGATTAACAAATTATCTTTTTCTATTATAAGGAAATAG
- a CDS encoding dehypoxanthine futalosine cyclase: MVKKIDYANKRLSNEEALDLIKNASLVELGKLATQKKEQLHPKKVTTFVVDRNINYTNVCWVDCKFCAFYRHKKDDDSYVLSYDEIDKKIEELLAIGGTQILMQGGVHPNLKIDYYEDLVEHIHTKFPQITLHSFSAIEISFIAKVSKISKLEVLKRLQAKGLSSIPGAGAEILSDRVRDIIAPKKIDAAEWIEIHKLAHSIGMKTTATMMFGTVETDEEIIEHWEMIRKLQDETNGFRAFIMWSFQSDNTQLKDEIPDLKPQSSNRYLRLLAVARLYLDNFPNIQSSWVTQGSYIGQMALKFGANDLGSTMMEENVVAAAGATNCMNQDEMIQLIRDVGENPAKRNTAYEILERF, translated from the coding sequence ATGGTTAAAAAAATAGATTATGCAAACAAAAGACTAAGTAATGAAGAAGCATTAGATTTAATAAAAAATGCTTCTTTAGTTGAGTTAGGGAAATTAGCAACACAAAAAAAAGAACAATTACATCCAAAAAAAGTAACAACGTTTGTAGTTGATAGAAATATAAATTATACAAATGTTTGTTGGGTAGATTGTAAGTTTTGTGCTTTTTATAGACATAAAAAAGATGATGACTCATATGTTTTATCATATGATGAAATAGATAAAAAAATTGAAGAACTACTTGCTATAGGTGGTACTCAAATTCTTATGCAAGGTGGGGTTCACCCAAATTTAAAAATTGATTATTATGAGGATTTAGTTGAGCATATTCATACTAAATTTCCACAAATCACCCTGCACTCTTTTTCTGCAATAGAAATATCTTTTATTGCAAAAGTATCAAAAATTTCAAAATTAGAAGTTTTAAAAAGATTACAAGCTAAAGGATTAAGTTCTATTCCAGGAGCTGGTGCTGAAATTTTAAGTGATAGAGTTAGAGATATAATAGCTCCTAAAAAAATTGATGCTGCTGAGTGGATTGAAATACATAAACTAGCTCACTCAATTGGAATGAAAACAACTGCAACAATGATGTTTGGTACAGTTGAAACAGATGAAGAGATTATTGAACATTGGGAAATGATTAGAAAACTTCAAGATGAAACAAATGGATTTAGAGCCTTTATTATGTGGTCTTTTCAAAGTGATAACACACAATTAAAAGATGAGATTCCAGATTTAAAACCACAATCATCAAATAGATATTTAAGATTACTAGCAGTTGCAAGACTTTATTTAGATAATTTCCCTAATATTCAAAGTTCATGGGTAACACAAGGAAGTTATATAGGTCAAATGGCTCTAAAATTTGGAGCAAATGACTTAGGTTCTACAATGATGGAAGAAAATGTAGTTGCAGCAGCAGGTGCAACTAATTGTATGAATCAAGATGAAATGATACAACTTATAAGAGATGTTGGTGAAAACCCAGCAAAAAGAAACACTGCATATGAGATATTAGAGAGGTTTTAA
- the bamA gene encoding outer membrane protein assembly factor BamA encodes MKRKSILFSMALASLLQAEQITSIEYVNLTKISTSIANDTLGVRIGEELDPNKVNKAIKEFYKYNYFDDITASIDNGKLKILFKEKPSIANVDITGYKQREDDIEVLKNQIGIKKGRMYSTKLIKDSKEALLKELEKEGYINSVVEVDIENLSEDAVSVTFNVNKGDEIVIKKVNYFGSKNLESSQFEKVTANKEQEMLSWLPIFNDGELKAEELQYDSRRIQELYFENGYLDAKVQNPFLEVDFASNQADLDFYIDEGIQYKTNSITIYLNQEILDPKDIYPELKLKKDKVFNVKMLRRDANYIKNMVADRGYAFTQVNYDIKKDEKNGTADIIFNVIPGDVVSIRDVKISGNSRTLDRVIRRNVYLAPGDLYNQTDYNDSINKLRRSGFFEDVSIEQKRVSADTMDIIVKVKEAPTGNIILGGGYGSYDGFMLSGSLNEKNLFGSGIGFSFSGDISEKTQDFSINLSNPSIRDSKYSGQIEIHADSTEINNDVYDLDKQSNGFSVTVGREIIRNLRAGLTYRFDSITEDYTYEDGFVFDPTKKYYEDQEYTTSSLTPYFSFDNTNDYYNPTEGFKLGSSLEYAGLGGDSKYIKSSSYLKTFYSLEDKFDLNWIFRYKLQAKILIDNGQINQGDSLYLGGTKSLRGYKSYAFGPNNDDGIIEDPYKMMAANSFEVSFPLIEDMKMRWGLFYDYGMIGQDGFDDIQRSSTGALFEWVSPFGPLTLIFAQPIDNEDTDDISNFEFSLGSTF; translated from the coding sequence GTGAAAAGAAAAAGTATCTTATTTTCAATGGCTTTAGCTTCACTGCTTCAAGCTGAGCAAATTACTTCAATCGAATATGTAAACCTAACAAAAATCTCTACTAGTATTGCAAATGACACTTTAGGAGTTAGAATTGGGGAAGAATTAGACCCAAACAAAGTTAATAAGGCAATAAAAGAGTTTTATAAATACAACTACTTTGATGATATTACGGCATCAATTGATAATGGAAAACTAAAAATCCTTTTCAAAGAAAAACCTTCCATTGCTAATGTAGATATAACAGGGTATAAACAAAGAGAAGATGATATTGAAGTACTAAAAAATCAAATTGGTATTAAAAAAGGTAGAATGTATTCTACAAAACTAATAAAAGATTCTAAAGAAGCTCTTTTAAAAGAGTTAGAAAAAGAAGGATATATTAATTCAGTTGTTGAAGTTGATATTGAAAACTTAAGTGAAGATGCTGTTTCTGTTACTTTTAATGTAAACAAAGGTGATGAGATAGTTATCAAAAAAGTAAATTATTTTGGTTCTAAAAATCTAGAATCAAGTCAATTTGAAAAAGTTACTGCAAATAAAGAACAAGAGATGTTATCTTGGTTGCCAATATTTAATGATGGTGAATTAAAAGCTGAAGAATTGCAATATGATAGTAGAAGAATTCAAGAATTATATTTTGAAAATGGTTATCTTGATGCCAAAGTTCAAAATCCATTTCTAGAAGTTGATTTTGCTTCAAATCAAGCAGACCTAGACTTTTATATAGATGAAGGGATTCAATATAAAACTAATTCAATCACAATTTATTTAAATCAAGAGATTTTAGACCCAAAAGATATCTATCCAGAATTAAAACTAAAAAAAGATAAAGTTTTCAATGTTAAGATGTTAAGACGTGATGCAAATTATATTAAAAATATGGTTGCTGACCGAGGATATGCCTTTACACAAGTTAACTATGATATTAAAAAAGATGAAAAAAATGGAACAGCAGATATTATTTTTAATGTAATACCAGGAGATGTTGTTTCAATTAGAGATGTTAAAATTTCAGGAAACAGCAGAACACTAGATAGAGTTATTAGAAGAAATGTTTATTTAGCTCCAGGAGATTTATACAATCAAACTGATTACAATGACTCGATAAATAAACTAAGAAGAAGTGGATTCTTTGAAGATGTATCAATTGAACAAAAAAGAGTTTCTGCTGATACTATGGATATTATTGTAAAAGTAAAAGAAGCTCCAACAGGAAATATTATTCTTGGTGGGGGATATGGTTCTTACGATGGATTTATGCTTAGTGGATCTTTAAATGAGAAAAATCTTTTTGGTTCAGGTATTGGTTTTTCATTTTCAGGAGATATCTCTGAAAAAACACAAGATTTTTCGATAAATCTTTCTAACCCATCTATTAGAGATAGTAAATATAGTGGACAGATTGAAATACATGCAGATAGTACAGAAATAAATAATGATGTTTATGATTTAGACAAACAATCAAATGGTTTTTCTGTTACAGTAGGTCGAGAGATTATTAGAAACTTAAGAGCTGGATTAACATATAGATTTGACTCGATTACTGAAGATTATACATATGAAGATGGATTTGTATTTGATCCAACAAAAAAATATTATGAGGATCAAGAGTATACTACTAGTTCATTAACGCCATATTTTAGTTTTGACAACACTAATGATTATTATAACCCGACAGAAGGGTTTAAGCTTGGTTCTTCATTAGAGTATGCAGGGCTTGGTGGTGATTCAAAATATATTAAATCTTCATCTTATTTAAAAACATTTTATTCATTAGAAGATAAATTTGATTTAAATTGGATATTTAGATATAAACTTCAAGCCAAAATTTTAATTGATAATGGACAAATTAATCAAGGAGATTCATTATATTTAGGTGGAACTAAATCATTAAGAGGTTATAAATCATATGCATTTGGACCAAACAATGATGATGGTATTATTGAAGATCCTTATAAAATGATGGCGGCAAACTCTTTTGAAGTTAGTTTCCCATTAATTGAAGATATGAAGATGAGATGGGGATTATTTTATGATTATGGTATGATTGGACAAGATGGTTTTGATGATATTCAAAGATCTTCTACTGGTGCTTTATTTGAATGGGTATCTCCATTTGGACCACTTACTTTAATATTTGCTCAACCAATTGATAATGAAGATACTGATGATATATCAAATTTCGAATTTTCTTTAGGGTCTACATTCTAA
- a CDS encoding prephenate dehydrogenase produces MNIGIIGLGLMGGSFSKALKKYSICDKVYGYARTPKTIEKILELDLVDRLLPLDELKKECDIIVLAIPVDSIIGLMDDLKDVDDNTTIIDMGSTKEIIVKNIPQEIRKNFVAAHPMTGTEKFGPEAAIDYLYEGKAVVLCDLEENDELHKQRAIDIFQQIGMRIIYMNSKDHDIHACYMSHLPHAISYSLANTVMNHEDPRSIIALAAGGFKDMSRIAKSSPDMWTDIFRQNRNNLLKSIDLFEENMKDVRQMIEKEDYKSLKEWMKKANTLHEIL; encoded by the coding sequence TTGAATATTGGTATTATAGGTTTAGGTTTAATGGGAGGTTCTTTTTCAAAGGCTCTTAAAAAATATTCTATCTGTGACAAGGTATATGGATACGCAAGAACACCAAAAACAATAGAAAAAATTTTAGAATTAGATTTAGTAGATAGATTATTACCCCTTGATGAATTAAAAAAAGAGTGTGATATTATTGTTTTAGCTATTCCAGTTGATTCAATAATTGGTTTAATGGATGATTTGAAAGATGTTGATGATAATACTACAATAATAGATATGGGATCAACAAAAGAAATCATCGTAAAAAATATTCCTCAAGAAATAAGAAAAAATTTTGTTGCTGCTCACCCTATGACAGGAACGGAAAAATTTGGACCTGAGGCTGCAATAGATTATTTATATGAAGGTAAAGCAGTTGTTTTATGTGATTTAGAAGAAAATGATGAATTACATAAACAAAGAGCAATAGATATATTTCAACAAATTGGAATGAGAATTATATATATGAATTCAAAAGATCATGATATCCATGCTTGTTATATGTCTCATCTTCCTCACGCTATTTCATACTCCCTTGCAAATACAGTTATGAATCATGAAGACCCAAGATCAATTATAGCTTTAGCGGCAGGTGGATTTAAAGATATGAGTAGAATTGCAAAATCAAGCCCAGATATGTGGACTGATATTTTCAGACAAAATAGAAATAATCTTTTGAAATCGATTGATTTATTTGAAGAAAACATGAAAGATGTTAGGCAAATGATTGAGAAAGAGGATTATAAAAGTTTAAAAGAATGGATGAAAAAAGCTAACACACTACATGAAATACTGTAA
- the folP gene encoding dihydropteroate synthase, translating into MNYTKTKIMGVINANEDSFFQNSRFEGKNAIIRIEQMIEDKAKIIDLGGVSSRPGSAPVSIKEELSRVKPIIDLVYEQKLYEKVLFSLDSYEPKVLEYALDRGFKIVNDITGLQNDEVCKITAKYNATAVIMHMQNDPLNMQKNPEYKNVILDIEDFFKERIEKAKQFGIKDIVLDVGIGFGKTLDHNLQLIKNLKYFKHFGYELLVGASRKSMINMICPTSIEERLPGTLAIHLESIKNEASIIRCHDVKEHYQAIKVFEAINSAEIL; encoded by the coding sequence ATGAATTATACAAAAACAAAAATAATGGGTGTCATAAATGCAAATGAAGACTCATTTTTTCAAAATAGTAGGTTTGAAGGTAAAAATGCCATTATTAGAATAGAACAGATGATTGAAGATAAGGCAAAAATAATAGATTTAGGTGGTGTTTCTAGTAGACCAGGTTCTGCACCTGTATCTATAAAAGAAGAACTATCACGGGTAAAACCAATAATTGATTTAGTCTATGAACAAAAACTTTATGAAAAAGTATTATTTTCTTTAGATTCATATGAACCAAAAGTTTTAGAGTATGCTTTAGATAGAGGTTTTAAAATTGTAAATGATATTACGGGACTTCAAAATGATGAAGTTTGTAAAATAACTGCGAAATACAATGCAACAGCAGTAATAATGCATATGCAAAATGACCCTTTAAATATGCAAAAAAATCCTGAATATAAAAATGTTATTTTAGATATTGAAGATTTTTTTAAAGAAAGAATTGAAAAAGCAAAACAATTTGGTATAAAAGATATTGTTCTTGATGTGGGTATTGGTTTTGGGAAAACACTTGATCATAACTTACAACTAATAAAAAATCTAAAATATTTCAAACATTTTGGTTATGAATTATTAGTAGGAGCAAGTAGAAAATCTATGATTAATATGATTTGCCCTACTTCAATAGAAGAAAGATTACCTGGTACCTTGGCAATCCATCTTGAATCTATTAAAAATGAAGCATCTATTATTAGATGTCATGATGTAAAAGAGCATTACCAAGCTATAAAGGTTTTTGAAGCAATAAATAGTGCTGAAATACTGTAA
- a CDS encoding DNA polymerase III subunit delta', translated as MIENRIETPHILIVNDIEETLNSLVSHYPKHQVRIIRNEEKDEFLLAQANLAVKEAYISSNEKKYIILCGKTFRSEAQNSLLKVLEEPPNNIVFIIITNSKSSILPTIFSRIPHKFLKRSVLRNEIDMDISRLDLKELYAFLKENQRINKNDAKKIVETILFKVNSQKIKLSQKELELFSKSIKLLDLNSRPINVLTTLLLMLLNREKDFR; from the coding sequence ATGATAGAAAATAGAATTGAAACTCCACATATTTTAATAGTTAATGATATTGAAGAGACTTTAAACTCTTTAGTTAGTCATTATCCTAAACATCAAGTTAGAATTATTAGAAATGAAGAAAAGGATGAATTCTTATTAGCTCAAGCAAATTTAGCTGTTAAAGAAGCCTATATCTCATCAAATGAAAAGAAATATATAATTCTTTGTGGTAAAACTTTTAGAAGTGAAGCTCAAAACTCTTTATTAAAAGTTTTAGAAGAACCACCTAATAATATTGTATTTATAATAATTACAAATTCTAAATCTTCAATTTTACCAACTATTTTTTCGAGAATTCCCCATAAATTTTTAAAAAGAAGTGTATTAAGAAATGAAATTGATATGGATATTTCTAGATTAGATTTAAAAGAATTATATGCTTTTTTAAAAGAGAATCAAAGAATTAACAAAAATGATGCAAAAAAAATTGTTGAAACAATCTTATTTAAAGTTAATTCTCAAAAAATTAAATTAAGTCAAAAAGAACTTGAATTATTTTCTAAATCAATTAAACTATTAGATTTGAACTCAAGACCTATAAATGTTTTAACAACTTTACTTTTAATGCTTTTAAATAGAGAAAAAGATTTTAGATGA
- a CDS encoding HobA family DNA replication regulator: MQEFLNWTVDTIREDRLISPWLEEKKYEWVPLVSKSIINIFEKGCSVLIITDSERDWFLKYILTNLNSNRKNRPFLPFYNFKSFYKDLDDLKTEDDISFIKDMLNISFPNGYCFWYIGKSNDIRANLPKFSKNSFLWIFDEEIQDAFNLKTSDEALDMKLLQMFRLFDKTLNAALFAEINVEH, translated from the coding sequence GTGCAAGAGTTTTTAAATTGGACAGTGGATACTATTAGGGAAGATAGACTTATCTCCCCTTGGCTAGAGGAAAAAAAATATGAATGGGTTCCTCTAGTTTCTAAATCTATAATAAATATATTTGAAAAAGGGTGTTCTGTTCTTATTATTACAGATAGTGAAAGAGATTGGTTCTTAAAATATATTTTAACTAATCTAAATTCAAATAGAAAAAATAGACCATTTTTGCCCTTTTACAATTTTAAATCATTCTATAAAGATTTAGATGATTTAAAAACTGAAGATGATATTAGTTTTATAAAAGATATGTTAAATATCTCTTTTCCAAATGGCTATTGTTTTTGGTATATTGGTAAAAGTAATGATATAAGAGCTAATTTACCTAAATTTTCAAAAAACTCATTTCTTTGGATTTTTGATGAAGAGATACAAGATGCTTTTAATTTAAAAACAAGTGATGAAGCTTTAGATATGAAACTATTGCAAATGTTTAGATTATTTGATAAAACTTTAAATGCTGCACTTTTTGCAGAAATTAACGTAGAGCATTAA
- a CDS encoding aspartate kinase produces MLKVLKFGGTSVGTLERIQNVAEIIKKIRDEGHDIIAVVSAMSGETNKLIEYAEYYSKTPKADEVDMLLSSGERVTSALLSIALNEQGYKTTSMSGREAGIVTDNAHMKARIESIDTANMKKAIDDGKIIIVAGFQGVTMDTNRVSTLGRGGSDLTAVAIAGAIEADVCEIYTDVDGIYTTDPRIEPKAKKLTQISYDEMLELASAGAKVLQNRSVEMAKKLNVNLVSRSSFTPEVEGTLITKEENIMEKPVVSGIALDKNQVRVGMYGVTDRPGIASTIFTALADAKINVDMIVQTVGVDGKTDLDFTIPTTDWEICKEVMETFKGEVGNIDYNDKICKVSIVGVGMKSHTGVASKAFTALANENINIRIISTSEIKISVIIEEKYAELAVRVLHDAYNLDK; encoded by the coding sequence ATGTTAAAAGTTTTAAAATTCGGTGGAACAAGTGTAGGGACATTAGAAAGAATTCAAAATGTCGCTGAAATAATCAAAAAAATTAGAGATGAAGGTCATGATATTATTGCGGTAGTATCTGCAATGAGTGGTGAAACAAATAAGTTAATTGAATATGCTGAGTATTATTCAAAAACTCCTAAGGCAGATGAAGTTGATATGCTTTTAAGTTCAGGGGAAAGAGTTACCTCTGCACTACTTTCAATTGCATTAAATGAACAAGGCTACAAAACTACTTCAATGAGTGGTAGAGAAGCTGGTATTGTTACAGATAATGCACATATGAAAGCTAGAATTGAATCTATTGATACTGCGAATATGAAAAAAGCTATTGATGATGGTAAAATAATTATTGTAGCAGGTTTTCAAGGTGTTACAATGGATACAAATAGAGTATCAACACTAGGACGTGGAGGAAGTGACTTAACTGCAGTTGCAATTGCTGGAGCAATTGAAGCTGATGTTTGTGAAATCTATACTGATGTTGATGGGATTTATACAACTGATCCTAGAATAGAACCTAAGGCAAAAAAACTTACACAAATCTCATATGATGAGATGTTAGAATTAGCAAGTGCTGGTGCAAAAGTTCTACAAAACAGATCTGTTGAAATGGCAAAAAAACTAAATGTAAATTTAGTTTCAAGGAGTAGCTTCACCCCTGAGGTTGAAGGAACATTAATAACTAAGGAAGAAAATATTATGGAAAAACCAGTAGTAAGTGGTATTGCATTAGATAAAAACCAAGTAAGAGTTGGTATGTATGGAGTAACAGATAGACCGGGTATTGCTTCAACTATCTTTACTGCTCTTGCAGATGCAAAAATCAACGTTGATATGATTGTACAAACAGTTGGTGTTGACGGTAAAACTGATTTAGATTTCACTATCCCTACTACTGATTGGGAAATTTGTAAAGAAGTTATGGAAACTTTTAAAGGTGAAGTTGGAAATATCGACTATAATGACAAAATTTGTAAAGTTTCAATTGTTGGTGTTGGTATGAAATCACATACAGGTGTTGCATCAAAAGCTTTTACTGCACTAGCAAATGAAAATATTAATATTAGAATAATTTCTACTTCTGAAATTAAAATCTCTGTAATTATTGAGGAAAAATATGCTGAGTTAGCGGTTAGAGTTTTACATGACGCATATAACTTGGATAAATAG
- a CDS encoding RNA pyrophosphohydrolase: MTDKKNDELSKDKKKYRPNVAAIVLSAKYPEKCEVFIASRTDVDNAWQFPQGGIDDGESPRQALFRELEEEIGTREIEIIAEYPQWVSYDFPPSIAKKMYPFDGQIQKYYLVKLKKGAKININTHIPEFSEYKFVATKNIYNYITFFKRTVYKQVLKYFKKEGYI, translated from the coding sequence ATGACTGATAAAAAAAATGACGAATTAAGTAAAGATAAGAAAAAGTATAGACCAAATGTAGCGGCAATAGTACTATCAGCAAAATACCCTGAAAAATGTGAAGTTTTTATTGCTTCAAGAACTGATGTAGATAATGCATGGCAATTCCCCCAAGGTGGGATTGATGATGGAGAATCACCAAGGCAGGCTTTATTTAGAGAGCTTGAAGAAGAGATTGGAACAAGAGAGATTGAAATAATTGCAGAATACCCCCAATGGGTTAGTTATGACTTTCCTCCTTCAATTGCAAAGAAAATGTATCCATTTGATGGACAAATTCAGAAGTATTATTTAGTTAAATTAAAAAAAGGTGCAAAAATAAACATTAATACTCATATCCCTGAGTTTAGTGAATATAAATTTGTAGCTACAAAAAATATATATAATTACATAACTTTTTTTAAAAGGACTGTATATAAACAAGTTTTAAAGTACTTTAAAAAAGAAGGTTATATTTAA